GCTGTCCCCGACATGGGCCACCTCCCCTGGGGCAGGTTGGCCAGCCAGCTCCAGCAACCGCAGGAAGGCACGCGAGTCGGGTTTGGCGGCGCCAGCGCTCTCGGAGGTAAGCACGAAGCGGAAGTGCTCCCGCAGGCCACAGCCGCGCAGCACATCCTCCAGCCGCCCGTCGAAGTTGGACAGCACGGCCTGCGCCAGACCCCGCGCCCCACAGCCCTGCAGTGCCCGCGTAACATCCGGGAACACCTCCCAGTGCGCGGGGCCGCTGAAGCCCTGGTACAACCGCTCTGCCAGCAACCGCAGCCGCTCCCCGTCCTCCACCCCACAGCTGCGGAACGTGCCGCACACCACCTCCCCCCACCAGGTCCGCGCCGAGCCCCCACCCGCTCCCCCATACAGGGGCTGCCGGCGCTGCTGCTGACGGTAGGCGCTATGGAAGGCGGCCTCCACGGCCTCAGGGTCGAGGGTCAGGCCCAGCTCCCGCGCCACACCGCAGTACTGCTCCCCCACTGAGTGGCGCACGCGCAACA
This DNA window, taken from Amia ocellicauda isolate fAmiCal2 chromosome 9, fAmiCal2.hap1, whole genome shotgun sequence, encodes the following:
- the hdhd3 gene encoding haloacid dehalogenase-like hydrolase domain-containing protein 3 — protein: MRVRWVTWDVKDTLLRVRHSVGEQYCGVARELGLTLDPEAVEAAFHSAYRQQQRRQPLYGGAGGGSARTWWGEVVCGTFRSCGVEDGERLRLLAERLYQGFSGPAHWEVFPDVTRALQGCGARGLAQAVLSNFDGRLEDVLRGCGLREHFRFVLTSESAGAAKPDSRAFLRLLELAGQPAPGEVAHVGDSYQNDYLPARALGLHAFLLQRGSEEGGGGLEVPPHHRLRSLDELLPRLEQDLD